The following nucleotide sequence is from Tardiphaga alba.
TCGCCTCGCAGCCATGCGGCCTTATGCCGGCGGCGGCGAGATGATCCGCGAAGTGGCGCAGGACTGGGTCACCTATGGCGATCCGCCGCACAAGTTCGAGGCTGGCACGCCGGCCATCGTCGAGGCCATCGGCCTCGGTGCGGCGATCGACTACGTGAACTCGATCGGCCGCGAGCGGATCGCGGCGCATGAGCACGACCTGCTGACCTATGCGGAAGGCAAGCTGCGCGAGATCAATTCGTTGCGCATCTTCGGCACGGCGAAAACCAAGGGGCCGGTGATCTCGTTCGAGATTAAGGGCGCGCATGCCCATGACATCGCGACGGTGATCGACCGCCAGGGCATCGCCGTGCGTGCGGGCACGCATTGCGTGATGCCGCTTCTGGAACGATTCAATGTGACGGCCACATGCCGCGCGTCGTTCGGACTGTATAATACCCGCGAAGAAATCGATCATCTCGCGCAGGCGTTGATCAAGGCACGGGAGTTGTTTGCATGAGTGAGACCGCAGTCGCCAATAGCCCGGTTGCAACCGAAGAGAAGGGGACGCAGATGCAGACCGTCTCGGCGCTCGACGCTGGCGAAACCGAACGCATGGGCACCGAGATCGTAGCCGCGTTGAAGACGGTGTACGACCCGGAAATTCCGGCCGACATCTATGAACTCGGCCTGATCTACAAGGTCGATATCAAGGACGATCGTGGCGTCGATATCGACATGACGTTGACCACGCCGAACTGCCCGGCCGCCGAGGAACTGCCGACGATGGTGGAGAACGCCGTGGCCAGCGTTGCCGGTGTCGGCATCGTCAAGGTGAACATCGTTTGGGAACCGACCTGGACGCCGGACCGGATGACCGACGAGGCGCGCCTCGTCCTCAATATGTGGTGAGATCAGCGTCTACCTGAATTCTCCGTTGGCGGCCTTGAACCGCCCAAGGGACTGAACACATGACTGAGATGACACCGAACGCACCAGCCTCCACGTTGGAAAAATCGGCCAAGCCGAAGCCGCGCCCGCGGCCGCAGGTGATGCGCCTGACCGATGCTGCGGCTGAGCGCGTGATGGCGCTGACCCAGCGTGCCGATTCCGAGATCATCGGGCTGCGCGTCGGCATCAAGAATGGCGGCTGCGCCGGCCAGTCCTATACTGTCGAATATGCCCATGACGTGAAGCCGACCGACGAGGTCGTCGAGGACAAGGGCGTCAAGATCCTAGTCGATCCCAAGGCCGTGCTGTTCCTGCTCGGCACCGAGATGGACTACAAGACCGACAAGATGCAGGCGCAGTTCGTGTTCAACAACCCGAACCAGATCAGCGCTTGCGGTTGCGGCGAGTCCGTGCAGCTACAGCCGGCGAAGGTGGATTGACGCGGCCGTAGCCCGGGTGAAGCGAAGCGTAACCCGGGACCGGCGCTTCCTCACATGTCCCTGTCCCCGGATTGCGCTTCGCTCCATCCGGGCTACAGTCCTTCATGGACCGCGAATTCCTCTCCGAACTGTTCGCCGGCTTCGGGCCGGTGACGATCCGCCGGATGTTTTCCGGCTTCGGCGTTTCCGCCGATGGCATCAACTTCGCGCTGGTGCTGCGCGGGGCGATCTATCTGCGCGCCGACGAAAACTCGATCCCGCGTTTCCAGGCGGAGGGATCGCAATGCTTTCAATATGAGATGAAAGGCAAGCTGCGGATGATCGCCTCCTATTGGCGATTGCCGGAGCGGCTCTATGACGATCCCGATGAGGTGACGGAATGGGCGCGCACCGCGCATGCCGCGGCGATCCGGGCAGCGCTGAAGAAGGCGGCAAAGAAGAAGATTGCGAAGACGAAAGCGAAGAAATCTGAGCCGTCATTGCGAGCGAACCGAAGCAATCCAGAATGCAGCAAAGCGAAGACTGGATTGCTTCGTCGCAAGAGCTCCTCGCAATGACGTCTATGGTTACGCCACCTGGAACGTAATCTCCGACTGATATTCCGGATCGACCTCGCAGATCACGCGATTGCGGCCGTTGCGCTTCGCTGCATAGAGGCAGGCATCGGCGCGGCCGATCAGCGTGTCCATGTCGTCGCCATTCTGCAGCATCGAGACGCCGACCGAGATCGTCACGCGACCCAGAATTTCCCCGGTCGATTTCTTCTTCAACTCTTTCGACATGACAGCGCGGCGGATGTGGTCGGCCACCGTCAGTGCCTGGCGCAGCGGCGTGTTGGGCAGTACCACGGCGAATTCCTCGCCGCCGTAGCGGGCAGTGATATCCTGGCCCTTGATGGTCTGCTTCAGCGACATGCCGACGAGACGCAGCACCTGATCGCCGGTGAGATGGCCGTAATTGTCGTTGAACGATTTGAAGTGATCGATGTCGAGCATCAGCAGCGAAAGCGGCTCGCCGCGTTTCTGCGCGGTC
It contains:
- a CDS encoding TfoX/Sxy family protein; this translates as MDREFLSELFAGFGPVTIRRMFSGFGVSADGINFALVLRGAIYLRADENSIPRFQAEGSQCFQYEMKGKLRMIASYWRLPERLYDDPDEVTEWARTAHAAAIRAALKKAAKKKIAKTKAKKSEPSLRANRSNPECSKAKTGLLRRKSSSQ
- a CDS encoding SUF system Fe-S cluster assembly protein, which gives rise to MSETAVANSPVATEEKGTQMQTVSALDAGETERMGTEIVAALKTVYDPEIPADIYELGLIYKVDIKDDRGVDIDMTLTTPNCPAAEELPTMVENAVASVAGVGIVKVNIVWEPTWTPDRMTDEARLVLNMW
- a CDS encoding HesB/IscA family protein, with the translated sequence MTEMTPNAPASTLEKSAKPKPRPRPQVMRLTDAAAERVMALTQRADSEIIGLRVGIKNGGCAGQSYTVEYAHDVKPTDEVVEDKGVKILVDPKAVLFLLGTEMDYKTDKMQAQFVFNNPNQISACGCGESVQLQPAKVD